Within the Mustela lutreola isolate mMusLut2 chromosome 2, mMusLut2.pri, whole genome shotgun sequence genome, the region GTGCCAAATCCCCACAGGAAGCATCAGCTCCGACAGCCGGCCCCTCGTGGGCACAGGGCCCAGCCAGGTAACAGGGCTCAAAGAGCCCTGAGCACACAGATACAGGCAGCATTTACCTCCCGGGGGCCTCCACCTggcctgcaccccccacccccagcgctCCTGCAGGAGAACAAGAGAACCAATTAGCGCTCCACAGGCAGGGCACTGTCTGGGGTCCGCGGAGCAAGACATAATTGGGGAAAGTGCTTGTCAACAGAAGGCAGAACCCCAAGGGAACCAGGCCTGAGCTTCCAGAAACCCAGAGGCCTCGGTGTGCAGTGGGGGGACGGGACGATTGCGGGGGCACGCGGGGGACCAGGGGAGGTAGACACGGGCATCCGCAGatgccccgcccccccaccgcGCCCGGCCTGGGACTCCCCGCAAGGACCTCGTGATTAGCACTAGGTGCTCAGGGAACGCTGACAGCAAGACAGTGAGACCCGAGGGCACAAGAGCCCAGAACAGGGACGGGGACAGGGAGGCACAGCAGCTCCGCACGGACAGGACACCTGTGAGCCGTCCCTGTGAGCCGGCGGGACGTTTATTGGGCCTGCTAAGGTCAGAACCACTGGGTGCGGCTGGAAGAGATGGAAGCTGGTGCCCCTGCTGGTGTCGCCGGCGGCACCCACGCAAACGCCCGACAGCCCGCAGGTTCGCACGGCACATTCTAGACAGAGGCCCAGGCTGCCCTGGAGCCCCAGAGCCAGGACTTGGGGCTTCCACAGGAGCCGCTGGAGGTCTGGGCACCCAGGGAGGGCACTGCATGTGCTGTGGTCCTGCCCGTGGCCATGGGATCCACAGGCCCATCTCCATCCACACCTGGCACGGGCGGACGGGTGGCCGGGGTCCCTCCGCCTGGGAGCCACCGTTAGGCTTcgaggaagagaaaaaagcagcACCCACTGGGCAGTGGGTGACCATCGTACGCCCCCAGGCCACGTCCTCCCCTGCAGGTCCGCTGACGGGACACAGACTTCGCTGGACTGGGCAGAGAACCACACTCCCAGGACAGCTGTTTCTCGGGGCGCCTGACGAAGGTCCGAAGAGCATGGAACATCCCCGGCGAGGGCCCGTCAGGGGCAGCTGAGGGGCACCCGCCGCCACAGCCCCCCGCACAGACAGTTCTTGATCCAacgctgctcccactgcttgacGGCTGTCGTCTTATTGGGTGACCTGAGCATGGTGACGCAGCCACACCTGGGGGCAGAGCCGGGAGGCTGAGGCCCTGGCTGGGGCTGTCCCACCTGCCGTGGGGCCCTGGCACATGCAGCTCCCCCCGGCGCTGAGCTGCCTCCCGCACACCCTTACAGCCCAGCTCAggcactgcccccctcccctctgggagTGAACGAGCGAGGGTCGTGGGGCTTCTGAGTCCCGGCTTGGCAGCTCCCTAGCAGGGCGACCCTGGGAGCCACAGCCTGTGTCCAGGATCGTGAGCCAACCACTGAGGTTGTATCAGTCCAGGGCCCACGCTTGCTTCTGTGCTCTCGGACCTGGAGAGCTCCCTGGGGGGCGGGCACAGGCTGTGAGCGCTCACCAGGACACAGACCCCTGCTTGCCCCTGGGGCCGAGACCTAGACCATGCACCCAGCGGCCGGCAGGCGGCGCTCACCTGGCGCAAGCCTTGCGCTCCTCCGTGGGGAAGGCTCCAAGGTGCAGCCGGCGCAGGTGGTCGACCTTGGGCTGGCCCGGAGCCCTGGGGGACGAGAGAGCACGTGAGCGGCTCGGCAGACCCCCGTGACATGCGGGCCCTTCGCTGCGGACAAGGGGGTGGCGGAAGGTGTGGGACTGCCCGTGGGAGGGTCCCGGGGGCTGGTTGGGGCTACCCGGGTATTAAGTAAGTCTGAATGTTTCTAAAACACAGAACTTAAAACCTCTTTGTGATCAatcctctcttttcttcaagtttaTCTTGAAACCCAAACACATGGGGCAGTCCCACCCCGTGAGACAGGCAGGAAGACACCAGAGCTCACAGGGCACGTCACCCGGAGGGGCCGCGCAGGCCTGTCTTCCTTTGGCTTATCTGTTTTCGGAAATTTCCACCCAAGGTAACAGACCGCGTGGGGAACTCACGCGAGTCTCTCGGTCACCTGAGCGTCTACCGGGAGCCCTTGCACGACCCTGGGGCGACGCAACTTTCCTACCTGAAGGGCGGGGACAGAGGCCGCCCTGCAGTGCTGCTGGGCCCTGAAGGCGGACCCCACACGTTCCAACAGCAGTGGCGTGTGGCGGGGTCTGGAAGGGGCCCCTTGGCCCTGAGGACACCCTGCCGGAGGCTGCAGTCTATCCCCCCCGGGCTGCGCTGCAGCGCCTGCACTAGGCTCCTCCACCGCGGGCCACAAGCCCCAGGCCACGAAGCACAAGGTCCGACTCTGCAGGGCCTGGAGCCCAAGTCAAGGGCAATGACGTGACGCTCCACGCGGTGGGGGGGGCGCAGCAGAGCGGAGGCACAGTGGTGTCCCCCAGATGACAGAGTGCAGGGTGGAGAAGGGGGCAGGGGTATCCCGGAGGCCAGCGTCCAGGTTAAGGCCAGAGGGCAGTGGCCAGCCCGGCGCAGGCAGGGGCCACAGGGCAGGGTGGGCACGCACCGGATCAGGCCGTCCAGCGGCAGGGCGCCAGCGGTGGTGGGCAGTGGGGGGGCCTTGCCGAAGTGCAGGCGCAGAGGCTGCTTGGGCTGCAGGCGGCTGACCAGGCCGTCGCTGACGGGCAGCCAGTCCAGGCTGGGGATGAGCAGCTGGCTGGGCAGCAGACAACACTCGTCCACCAGCGCCTCATCCGGCTCACTCGTGGGGCCCTCATCGCGGCCTGTGGGGAGGGGACCGAGGGGACGTACTGCCCACCGGGGAGGCACGGGCCCCAGGACCGACCGGCACCGGGCTGCCTTCCCAGTGGCAGGCGGCTGGGAACGAGGGGACACCACCTGGAGACGAGCCGGCCGGGACAAGCACACGGCTGCCGCTCTGAGAGCACCTGTGCTGGGCGCTGGGGCCCGAGCCGGTGTgacccggggggtggggggcgaccGGGCCCGGACCTGAACCATGGCTAGGGGCCTGAGAGCCGAGGGCCGGGGACTCACAGCAGATCCAGAGCTTGGTGAGCAGACGGAAGAGCAGGGACATGCTGTCCTGGGTGTCCGAGGTGGCCGTGTACACGGGCAGGCAGCTGGGCTTCAGCAGCCCCCAGATGCGGATGACCACCATGAGCTCGCGcagcaggcccagagaggggccgTCCCGCAGGAAGCTGTGGCCTGGCCGCAGTGGGGAGCCCTGCAGGGAGAGGCGCTCGGCTGGACACCTTGGTGCGCGGGGAGATGGGCCAGGGCAGACTCGGGCCAACAGGCCACTGGGCCCCCGGCATTGGGAGCGCATACTCAGCCACCGCACGGTGCCGGGAGGAGGCAAAGTGGTCACCCCGGCAGCCCgtgtggggaaggggaaaaagggaCTTCACACCGCTCCCGGGGCGGGGGGACGACGGCCTTAAACCTGGGCCGAGACACGCACTTGGCCACCCTCGTGAACTGAGGTCAGAGCAGGTGTGGCGCAGACCCGTCTGCACAAGCCCCCAGGGAGAGTGGGTGCACACAGCTTAATGCCCGAGGTCCTGTGCAGGGTGCGTCTGGGGGGTGGGCCGGGGAGAGGACGGGTCAGGACACCTCTGCAGAGAGGGACAGTGGGGGCGCAAGGGGGCCGCTGCAGAGGGTGaggggggatggggcagagcagaggggacGGGGCCGCCCCGGACGGCGCACCTGGTTGGGCAGGCTGGCCAGCAGGTAGAGCACGAAGTCCCCCACCCACTGCAGGAGCTGCTGCAGCGCCTGGAGCGTGTTCATGTCCAGGACGAACTCCTCTGTCTTGAGGTTGATCATGACCTTGTCGATGTCTGGGGCGGGGAGTCAGGCCCACCCGGGCAGTCAGGCCCACCGTGGCCTGGCGGTGCCCGCAGCACACGCAGACACGGCCCGCCTAGCTCTGCACCCTGCGGCACCGTGGAGAGCCGCGCCCCAGGCCTCCACCTCGAAGAAGAGGACCCTGGGTCAGCGTAGCTGTCGGGAGGGCCCGGCTGAGGCTCCCCTGTGGCTAGCATCGGTCCCCAGCTCTGCCGCGAGCCCCGAGGGCCGGCCTGCATCCACGCCTTTGGGTGACCGCCCCCACCCTGTGCCTGGGCGgtccacaccccctcccctcaggTGGGGCTTAGGACGACCCCGTGAAGGGGCTCGGGGCGGGACCCACCGGCGTCGGTGATCTTGCTGCAGACCTCGGTCAGCCGGTCACCAGGACTCTTGTCGGGGGTGTTAAGGAAGTGTGGGCGCAGGAGGGACTTGAGCGTGGAGCTCACGGCCACCAGGAAGAGCTTGGCGTGGTAGTCACACACACGGGCCACCGTGCAGGGGGACAGCTTGCACAGTGAGGCCTTCATGGCCAGGATCCGGGTGGATAGgacctgggtgggggcaggggggtgggagcagCTGGCAGGAAGGGAcactcccatcccctcccccagggccccgGGAAGCGGCTTCTGccagagcagggaagaggggcagcCGCGGGGCAGGCCCATCACCTCGGGCCCCCAGCGCCGACTTCAGGAGCAGGagcggggctggggggcggggcttCGGGCTCCCAGTGGGCGGGGCTTCGGGCTCccagggggcggggccgcggcggCGCTACCTGCTGCAGGGCGGCGTTCTGGCGGGTGTACTCCTCGTGCAGCTTCTCCACCAGGCTCTGCACCATGGCGGGCTGCACGTGCAGCAGCGTGTCCCACCAGTCGTAGCCCGTCACCATGCAGTACTCCAGCAGGAACAGCAGGTGCCGCAGGGCCAGGCTCACGTCCAGCGTGTGGCCCATGGACGGCGAGATGCGCAGCATGCTCAGCTGGGGGGAGCCGCCGGTGAGGGCCGAGCCCCGCGGCGCCCTCGGGAAGGGAGGGCGCAAGGCAGGGGACCCGGGCCCCGCCCCGCACCTAGTGACCCCAGGCCCCCCACGCCCCTTCACAGGCCTCGCAAATCCACTCTCCAgccgcggggggcggggtgggggtgttcTCTGGAAGCAGAACCCCTGCGGCGAGGAGAGGCCCGCTGGTTGGCCTGCCCACGGACACGCCAGGCTGGGGCCACAGGGAAGTGGATTCAGGCAGGAGGCATGAGGAAAAGCGGCTCTCAGAAGCTGATCTGTCCAGGGTCTGCACGGCCTGGGGTGGAGGGCAAGCGTGCACAGCGCACCCGTCGTCCAGACCGAGGCCCCCAGAAGCAAGGATTAGTGAGGATTAGTGAGCTCCTGCGTCCTGACGGTGGAGAACCACCGTCCTCACGGCCCCTGCTGGCAGGGGACCTACTCTGTGCCCCAGGCCACAGTGCAGCTTTCTCTGAGACCTCTGGGCCGGAGGAGCCCCACCCCACTGGTGAGGAACCTCCTGCCGCTGGAGCAGCAGGGACCGCAGTCCTGGGGCCCACCCCTCACACCCCATGCCAGGCGACAGCTTCACAGCTCACCTTCCCATGGTTGTCGATGCCGACCAAGGCCAGCGAAGTCCAGGAGAGCTGCATGGCCTTGAAGTGGACAGCAGGGCCGCTGGCCCGCGGACGCTTGATGGCCGGCTCATCGGCAGAGCGCGGGGTGGCCGAGCTGTAGAAGACGGCCATGCTCTGCAGTGACAGCCGGTGCACGATGTGGACGCTGCCGTCGTGAAAGGCCAGGGCCAACCCTGTGTGTGGGAGCGCGGGCGGCTGAGCCGGGCGGAGGGCCGGGGACACTCGCAGGCAGTCGGGGCCGGCAGGgcctgcctgggggagggggcggtacCGAGGCCGGGGTAGAACTGGGTGTCGCTGGCCACCTTCAGGTCGGTGTTGGTGAGCGAGATCGGCAGCTTCGGCAGCGCCACAGCGGACACGCGGTCCAGGTCGTTGGTGGCCGACAGGATCCGCCATTTCAGGATCATGGGCTGTTTGTCGCCAACTGCAaacgggggcaggggg harbors:
- the MED16 gene encoding mediator of RNA polymerase II transcription subunit 16; this encodes MDLAYVCEWERWPKSTHCPSVPLACAWSCRNLIAFTTDLRNDDQDLTRMIHILDTEHPWDVHSVSSEHSEAITCLEWDQSGSRLLSADADGQIKCWSMADHLANSWESHVGSLVEGDPIVALSWLHNGVKLALHVEKSGASSFGEKFSRVKFSPSLTLFGGKPMEGWIAVTVSGLVTVSLLKPSGQVLTSTESLCRLRGRVALADIAFTGGGNIVVATADGSSASPVQFYKVCVSVVSEKCRIDTEILPSLFMRCTTDLNRKDKFPAITHLKFLARDMSEQVLLCASSQTSSIVECWSLRKEGLPVNNVFQQISPVVGDKQPMILKWRILSATNDLDRVSAVALPKLPISLTNTDLKVASDTQFYPGLGLALAFHDGSVHIVHRLSLQSMAVFYSSATPRSADEPAIKRPRASGPAVHFKAMQLSWTSLALVGIDNHGKLSMLRISPSMGHTLDVSLALRHLLFLLEYCMVTGYDWWDTLLHVQPAMVQSLVEKLHEEYTRQNAALQQVLSTRILAMKASLCKLSPCTVARVCDYHAKLFLVAVSSTLKSLLRPHFLNTPDKSPGDRLTEVCSKITDADIDKVMINLKTEEFVLDMNTLQALQQLLQWVGDFVLYLLASLPNQGSPLRPGHSFLRDGPSLGLLRELMVVIRIWGLLKPSCLPVYTATSDTQDSMSLLFRLLTKLWICCRDEGPTSEPDEALVDECCLLPSQLLIPSLDWLPVSDGLVSRLQPKQPLRLHFGKAPPLPTTAGALPLDGLIRAPGQPKVDHLRRLHLGAFPTEERKACARCGCVTMLRSPNKTTAVKQWEQRWIKNCLCGGLWRRVPLSCP